A single region of the Eleginops maclovinus isolate JMC-PN-2008 ecotype Puerto Natales chromosome 16, JC_Emac_rtc_rv5, whole genome shotgun sequence genome encodes:
- the hapstr1a gene encoding UPF0472 protein C16orf72 homolog — protein MEEKKEDGDSEIQEHGPEHWFSKWERQCLAEAEQREPSEEEADNDQDKLWHLFQNSATAVAQLYKDRVCHQQGLSLWVPFQNSATAVTNLYKESVEAHQRTFDRGIQTGHQRRNKDMLAWVKKRRRTIRREDLISFLCGKAPPHRSSRANTRLAIVAPSRANSPAETGSSVEADLQPFREAIALHGLSGAMASISVRSGAPGSPTHVSGSSSNGSGAGVGASSGSGPVCRSRRNGLQDVDLNTFISEEMALHLDSTGAASAGGGGTRKRNSTQCSDVITDSPTHKRNRMI, from the exons atggaggagaagaaggaagacGGAGACTCGGAGATACAGGAACACGGACCCGAGCACTGGTTCTCAAAATGGGAGCGGCAGTGTTTGGCCGAAGCGGAGCAGAGGGAGCCGAGCGAGGAGGAGGCCGACAACGACCAGGATAAACTGTGGCACCTCTTCCAGAACTCCGCCACCGCCGTGGCACAGTTATACAAAG ACAGAGTATGCCATCAGCAGGGCCTGTCATTGTGGGTGCCATTTCAGAACTCTGCCACAGCAGTCACCAACCTCTACAAAG AGAGTGTGGAGGCCCATCAGAGAACCTTTGATCGGGGCATCCAGACAGGTCACCAGCGCCGTAATAAG GACATGCTGGCTTGGGTGAAGAAGCGACGGAGAACCATCCGCAGGGAGGATCTTATCAGCTTTCTGTGCGGCAAAGCACCCCCGCACAGGAGTAGCAGAGCCAACACCCGACTTGCCATAGTTGCCCCGAGTCGGGCTAACTCACCAGCGGAGACCGGCTCATCCGTGGAAGCAGACCTACAGCCCTTCAGGGAGGCCATAGCACTGCACG GTCTGAGTGGGGCCATGGCAAGCATTAGCGTTCGCTCCGGTGCTCCGGGGTCTCCCACACATGTGAGTGGGAGCAGCAGTAACGGAAGCGGCGCCGGCGTAGGTGCTTCCTCCGGATCGGGGCCGGTGTGCCGCAGCCGGCGCAACGGGCTCCAGGACGTCGACCTGAACACTTTCATCTCGGAAGAGATGGCGCTGCATCTGGACTCTACAGGCGCCGCCTCTGCCGGAGGGGGAGGAACCAGGAAACGAAACTCCACCCAGTGCAGCGACGTCATCACAGACTCCCCTACGCACAAACGCAACAGGATGATCTGA